CAAGCTTCTCTACGGCAAGGCCCTCCACATGGACAGCAAAGAAGGGATCGGCACGAAAATCAGCTTTGACATACCCGCACAGCCGTTCAAGCAGATGGGAGGGTAACGATGCAGCGAGCCATTATTGTCGATGATGAAGAATTATCCGTAAAGCGGTTGTCAAAATTGCTGGCCGAATATGAAGAGATTGAAGTCAGCCGTACGTTTTTTAATCCCTGGGAAGCCTATGAATATGCAAAGGAACACCCGATAGATATCGCTTTTTTGGACGTGTCGATGCCGGAAGTGGACGGCATGAAACTGTCCAGCCTGCTGATGGAGCTGAGCGATGGCATCCAGGTGGTCTTTGTCACCGGGTTTGACGAATACGCGGTGGACGCTTTTGAACGGAGTGCGCTGGATTATTTG
This sequence is a window from Brevibacillus composti. Protein-coding genes within it:
- a CDS encoding LytR/AlgR family response regulator transcription factor; translation: MQRAIIVDDEELSVKRLSKLLAEYEEIEVSRTFFNPWEAYEYAKEHPIDIAFLDVSMPEVDGMKLSSLLMELSDGIQVVFVTGFDEYAVDAFERSALDYLLKPVMAKRLSKTMERIFKRRPREEAAMPVQHPIMDVRLFNGLRIGRRGLERESIRLRSPKTEEFFRI